In the Juglans microcarpa x Juglans regia isolate MS1-56 chromosome 6D, Jm3101_v1.0, whole genome shotgun sequence genome, one interval contains:
- the LOC121234500 gene encoding protein ABIL2-like isoform X1: MLYLIRVSPAPFLKNSHSLHCSLREITKYAELRVKRTTKRSSTVVCIINCRTQPNQMEAKNTHFMERVNSTSVSPLQKTSHHDELFMQQRLLFSDSLKELKNLRKQLYSAAEHFEVSYSKEDQKHIVVDTCQDYAIKALVNTVDHLGSVAFKINGLLDGKICELSGTELRFSCIEQRLRTCQYFIDRAGLFQQSMALKFPKHHKQYIIPARTTMDAVGQSQPIYHNAKEDLCQFKSVVRATPGETSPAVVRKGHSALWSAQSSSRSGAFQFTKAASKKALEKRAVSPHRFPFIRSGSLANRLTTINSSTDRPRHPSEPRRPVSSFIHVEREGTKEITKHSGKSKPLFKALLSMHRSKKEGMLFK; the protein is encoded by the exons ATGTTGTATTTAATCAGGGTTTCCCCTGCCCCATTTCTGAAGAACAGTCATTCTCTGCACTGCAGTTTAAGAGAAATTACGAAGTACGCAG AGTTGAGAGTCAAAAGAACTACAAAGAGGTCCTCCACTGTAGTCTGTATTATAAATTGTCGAACTCAGCCAAACCAAATGGAA GCAAAAAATACTCATTTCATGGAAAGAGTAAATTCTACTTCTGTTTCTCCGCTGCAAAAAACTTCCCACCATGATGAACTCTTCATGCAGCAGAGGTTGCTCTTTTCAGATAGTCTCAAG GAATTGAAGAATCTGAGGAAACAGTTGTACTCAGCAGCAGAGCATTTTGAAGTATCTTACAGCAAAGAAGATCAGAAACACAT AGTGGTGGATACCTGTCAAGATTATGCCATTAAAGCTTTAGTCAATACAGTGGACCACTTGGGTTCTGTGGCATTTAAGATAAATGGACTTTTGGATGGAAAGATCTGTGAACTATCAGGAACTGAGCTTAGGTTCTCTTGCATTGAACAG AGACTTCGAACTTGCCAATACTTCATTGATCGCGCGGGCCTTTTTCAACAATCAATGGCTCTAAAATTTCCCAAGCATCATAAGCAGTACATTATACCAG CTAGGACAACCATGGATGCTGTTGGCCAGTCTCAACCAATATATCACAATGCTAAAGAAGACTTGTGTCAGTTCAAAAGTG TTGTTCGAGCAACACCGGGTGAAACCTCTCCAGCAGTAGTCAG AAAAGGGCACTCTGCACTGTGGTCTGCTCAATCCTCCTCAAGATCTGGAGCTTTTCAGTTCACAAAAGCTGCATCAAAGAAAGCACTGG AGAAACGAGCAGTCTCACCACATCGATTTCCATTCATACGTTCTGGTTCTCTTGCTAACAGATTAACTACAATAAACTCTTCCACAGACAGACCACGG CACCCATCGGAGCCCCGGAGACCAGTTTCATCATTTATTCATGTTGAAAGAGAGGGgacaaaagaaattacaaaacaTTCAGGCAAAAGCAAACCACTGTTCAAGGCCTTGCTTAGCATGCACAGGTCCAAGAAGGAAGGCATGCTATTCAAATAG
- the LOC121234500 gene encoding protein ABIL2-like isoform X2 yields the protein MTQAKNTHFMERVNSTSVSPLQKTSHHDELFMQQRLLFSDSLKELKNLRKQLYSAAEHFEVSYSKEDQKHIVVDTCQDYAIKALVNTVDHLGSVAFKINGLLDGKICELSGTELRFSCIEQRLRTCQYFIDRAGLFQQSMALKFPKHHKQYIIPARTTMDAVGQSQPIYHNAKEDLCQFKSVVRATPGETSPAVVRKGHSALWSAQSSSRSGAFQFTKAASKKALEKRAVSPHRFPFIRSGSLANRLTTINSSTDRPRHPSEPRRPVSSFIHVEREGTKEITKHSGKSKPLFKALLSMHRSKKEGMLFK from the exons ATGACCcag GCAAAAAATACTCATTTCATGGAAAGAGTAAATTCTACTTCTGTTTCTCCGCTGCAAAAAACTTCCCACCATGATGAACTCTTCATGCAGCAGAGGTTGCTCTTTTCAGATAGTCTCAAG GAATTGAAGAATCTGAGGAAACAGTTGTACTCAGCAGCAGAGCATTTTGAAGTATCTTACAGCAAAGAAGATCAGAAACACAT AGTGGTGGATACCTGTCAAGATTATGCCATTAAAGCTTTAGTCAATACAGTGGACCACTTGGGTTCTGTGGCATTTAAGATAAATGGACTTTTGGATGGAAAGATCTGTGAACTATCAGGAACTGAGCTTAGGTTCTCTTGCATTGAACAG AGACTTCGAACTTGCCAATACTTCATTGATCGCGCGGGCCTTTTTCAACAATCAATGGCTCTAAAATTTCCCAAGCATCATAAGCAGTACATTATACCAG CTAGGACAACCATGGATGCTGTTGGCCAGTCTCAACCAATATATCACAATGCTAAAGAAGACTTGTGTCAGTTCAAAAGTG TTGTTCGAGCAACACCGGGTGAAACCTCTCCAGCAGTAGTCAG AAAAGGGCACTCTGCACTGTGGTCTGCTCAATCCTCCTCAAGATCTGGAGCTTTTCAGTTCACAAAAGCTGCATCAAAGAAAGCACTGG AGAAACGAGCAGTCTCACCACATCGATTTCCATTCATACGTTCTGGTTCTCTTGCTAACAGATTAACTACAATAAACTCTTCCACAGACAGACCACGG CACCCATCGGAGCCCCGGAGACCAGTTTCATCATTTATTCATGTTGAAAGAGAGGGgacaaaagaaattacaaaacaTTCAGGCAAAAGCAAACCACTGTTCAAGGCCTTGCTTAGCATGCACAGGTCCAAGAAGGAAGGCATGCTATTCAAATAG
- the LOC121234500 gene encoding protein ABIL2-like isoform X3 yields the protein MEAKNTHFMERVNSTSVSPLQKTSHHDELFMQQRLLFSDSLKELKNLRKQLYSAAEHFEVSYSKEDQKHIVVDTCQDYAIKALVNTVDHLGSVAFKINGLLDGKICELSGTELRFSCIEQRLRTCQYFIDRAGLFQQSMALKFPKHHKQYIIPARTTMDAVGQSQPIYHNAKEDLCQFKSVVRATPGETSPAVVRKGHSALWSAQSSSRSGAFQFTKAASKKALEKRAVSPHRFPFIRSGSLANRLTTINSSTDRPRHPSEPRRPVSSFIHVEREGTKEITKHSGKSKPLFKALLSMHRSKKEGMLFK from the exons ATGGAA GCAAAAAATACTCATTTCATGGAAAGAGTAAATTCTACTTCTGTTTCTCCGCTGCAAAAAACTTCCCACCATGATGAACTCTTCATGCAGCAGAGGTTGCTCTTTTCAGATAGTCTCAAG GAATTGAAGAATCTGAGGAAACAGTTGTACTCAGCAGCAGAGCATTTTGAAGTATCTTACAGCAAAGAAGATCAGAAACACAT AGTGGTGGATACCTGTCAAGATTATGCCATTAAAGCTTTAGTCAATACAGTGGACCACTTGGGTTCTGTGGCATTTAAGATAAATGGACTTTTGGATGGAAAGATCTGTGAACTATCAGGAACTGAGCTTAGGTTCTCTTGCATTGAACAG AGACTTCGAACTTGCCAATACTTCATTGATCGCGCGGGCCTTTTTCAACAATCAATGGCTCTAAAATTTCCCAAGCATCATAAGCAGTACATTATACCAG CTAGGACAACCATGGATGCTGTTGGCCAGTCTCAACCAATATATCACAATGCTAAAGAAGACTTGTGTCAGTTCAAAAGTG TTGTTCGAGCAACACCGGGTGAAACCTCTCCAGCAGTAGTCAG AAAAGGGCACTCTGCACTGTGGTCTGCTCAATCCTCCTCAAGATCTGGAGCTTTTCAGTTCACAAAAGCTGCATCAAAGAAAGCACTGG AGAAACGAGCAGTCTCACCACATCGATTTCCATTCATACGTTCTGGTTCTCTTGCTAACAGATTAACTACAATAAACTCTTCCACAGACAGACCACGG CACCCATCGGAGCCCCGGAGACCAGTTTCATCATTTATTCATGTTGAAAGAGAGGGgacaaaagaaattacaaaacaTTCAGGCAAAAGCAAACCACTGTTCAAGGCCTTGCTTAGCATGCACAGGTCCAAGAAGGAAGGCATGCTATTCAAATAG
- the LOC121234500 gene encoding protein ABIL2-like isoform X4, which produces MERVNSTSVSPLQKTSHHDELFMQQRLLFSDSLKELKNLRKQLYSAAEHFEVSYSKEDQKHIVVDTCQDYAIKALVNTVDHLGSVAFKINGLLDGKICELSGTELRFSCIEQRLRTCQYFIDRAGLFQQSMALKFPKHHKQYIIPARTTMDAVGQSQPIYHNAKEDLCQFKSVVRATPGETSPAVVRKGHSALWSAQSSSRSGAFQFTKAASKKALEKRAVSPHRFPFIRSGSLANRLTTINSSTDRPRHPSEPRRPVSSFIHVEREGTKEITKHSGKSKPLFKALLSMHRSKKEGMLFK; this is translated from the exons ATGGAAAGAGTAAATTCTACTTCTGTTTCTCCGCTGCAAAAAACTTCCCACCATGATGAACTCTTCATGCAGCAGAGGTTGCTCTTTTCAGATAGTCTCAAG GAATTGAAGAATCTGAGGAAACAGTTGTACTCAGCAGCAGAGCATTTTGAAGTATCTTACAGCAAAGAAGATCAGAAACACAT AGTGGTGGATACCTGTCAAGATTATGCCATTAAAGCTTTAGTCAATACAGTGGACCACTTGGGTTCTGTGGCATTTAAGATAAATGGACTTTTGGATGGAAAGATCTGTGAACTATCAGGAACTGAGCTTAGGTTCTCTTGCATTGAACAG AGACTTCGAACTTGCCAATACTTCATTGATCGCGCGGGCCTTTTTCAACAATCAATGGCTCTAAAATTTCCCAAGCATCATAAGCAGTACATTATACCAG CTAGGACAACCATGGATGCTGTTGGCCAGTCTCAACCAATATATCACAATGCTAAAGAAGACTTGTGTCAGTTCAAAAGTG TTGTTCGAGCAACACCGGGTGAAACCTCTCCAGCAGTAGTCAG AAAAGGGCACTCTGCACTGTGGTCTGCTCAATCCTCCTCAAGATCTGGAGCTTTTCAGTTCACAAAAGCTGCATCAAAGAAAGCACTGG AGAAACGAGCAGTCTCACCACATCGATTTCCATTCATACGTTCTGGTTCTCTTGCTAACAGATTAACTACAATAAACTCTTCCACAGACAGACCACGG CACCCATCGGAGCCCCGGAGACCAGTTTCATCATTTATTCATGTTGAAAGAGAGGGgacaaaagaaattacaaaacaTTCAGGCAAAAGCAAACCACTGTTCAAGGCCTTGCTTAGCATGCACAGGTCCAAGAAGGAAGGCATGCTATTCAAATAG
- the LOC121234500 gene encoding protein ABIL2-like isoform X5: MNDVIIEIFFSFNWGGPSFETGHTTTWLNICLVVMLYLIRVSPAPFLKNSHSLHCSLREITKYAELRVKRTTKRSSTVVCIINCRTQPNQMEAKNTHFMERVNSTSVSPLQKTSHHDELFMQQRLLFSDSLKELKNLRKQLYSAAEHFEVSYSKEDQKHIVVDTCQDYAIKALVNTVDHLGSVAFKINGLLDGKICELSGTELRFSCIEQRLRTCQYFIDRAGLFQQSMALKFPKHHKQYIIPARTTMDAVGQSQPIYHNAKEDLCQFKSGTISSTLLLHLVFKKHARSHCI; this comes from the exons ATGAATGATGTGATTATTGAGATATTCTTTTCCTTTAACTGGGGGGGTCCCAGTTTTGAAACTGGCCACACAACGACATGGCTTAACATTTGTCTGGTCGTTATGTTGTATTTAATCAGGGTTTCCCCTGCCCCATTTCTGAAGAACAGTCATTCTCTGCACTGCAGTTTAAGAGAAATTACGAAGTACGCAG AGTTGAGAGTCAAAAGAACTACAAAGAGGTCCTCCACTGTAGTCTGTATTATAAATTGTCGAACTCAGCCAAACCAAATGGAA GCAAAAAATACTCATTTCATGGAAAGAGTAAATTCTACTTCTGTTTCTCCGCTGCAAAAAACTTCCCACCATGATGAACTCTTCATGCAGCAGAGGTTGCTCTTTTCAGATAGTCTCAAG GAATTGAAGAATCTGAGGAAACAGTTGTACTCAGCAGCAGAGCATTTTGAAGTATCTTACAGCAAAGAAGATCAGAAACACAT AGTGGTGGATACCTGTCAAGATTATGCCATTAAAGCTTTAGTCAATACAGTGGACCACTTGGGTTCTGTGGCATTTAAGATAAATGGACTTTTGGATGGAAAGATCTGTGAACTATCAGGAACTGAGCTTAGGTTCTCTTGCATTGAACAG AGACTTCGAACTTGCCAATACTTCATTGATCGCGCGGGCCTTTTTCAACAATCAATGGCTCTAAAATTTCCCAAGCATCATAAGCAGTACATTATACCAG CTAGGACAACCATGGATGCTGTTGGCCAGTCTCAACCAATATATCACAATGCTAAAGAAGACTTGTGTCAGTTCAAAAGTGGTACTATTTCATCTACCTTGTTGCTTCATCTAGTGTTTAAGAAGCATGCCAGATCACATTGCATTTGA
- the LOC121234503 gene encoding 26S proteasome non-ATPase regulatory subunit 8 homolog A-like, with protein MDPKLAEVSQLFERFKAAFVRHDFDTCSILLSQLKVLLTQFRSLPPLFEEAPNAVHELSVARDIYEHAVVLSVKTEDQDAFERDFFQLKPYYTDVGNCLPSSPQEYPILGLNLLRLLVQNRIAEFHTELELLSPTALENPCIKHAVELEQSFMEGAYNRVLSARQTVPHETYVYFMDLLVKTVRDEIAGCSEKAYDYLSINDAQQMLLFSSNQELLEYVKEDHPEWEIKNKLVYFQKAKESAPCKEIPSLQLINQTLSYARELERIV; from the exons ATGGATCCGAAGCTCGCAGAGGTCTCGCAGCTCTTTGAGCGCTTCAAAGCCGCGTTCGTCAGGCACGACTTCGATACCTGCAGCATACTCCTCTCACAACTCAAG GTCTTGCTAACACAATTCAGAAGCCTCCCACCACTTTTTGAAGAAGCGCCTAACGCGGTCCATGAATTAAGCGTAGCAA GGGATATATATGAGCATGCTGTTGTTCTCAGTGTAAAGACTGAGGATCAAGATGCATTTGAAAGGGATTTCTTTCAATTGAAGCCATATTACACGGATGTTGG CAACTGCCTTCCATCATCGCCTCAGGAGTATCCGATCTTAGGTCTCAACTTGTTGAGACTTCTTGTGCAGAATAGAATTGCTGAATTTCATACTGAACTGGAACTTCTTTCACCCACTGCTTTGGAGAATCCTTGCATCAAGCATGCAGTGGAGTTGGAGCAATCCTTCATGGAAGGGGCTTACAACCGTGTGTTGAGTGCTCGACAAACGGTGCCCCATGAGACTTACGTCTACTTCATGGATCTTCTGGTAAAGACAGTCAG AGATGAAATAGCTGGATGTAGTGAGAAGGCATATGATTATCTTTCGATTAATGATGCACAACAAATGTTGCTGTTCTCTTCTAACCAAGAACTCTTGGAATACGTCAAAGAG GACCATCCTGAGTGGGAGATAAAGAATAAGCTTGTATATTTCCAGAAGGCAAAAGAATCTGCACCTTGCAAGGAAATACCTTCTCTGCAACTGATCAACCAGACACTCAGTTATGCAAGAGAGTTGGAGCGGATTGTGTAA
- the LOC121234505 gene encoding 30S ribosomal protein S6 alpha, chloroplastic produces the protein MPMASSALTSTLTPPQCPSNPPFLPSPLAQFPCPPAVSFSHMFGLRACPSIKPKSPFFCRIRRDVGFCVKAQTLDFSGSFFEGGFGSDEDPPSPPGPGTTDVEEKEAPQCPPGLRQYETMVVLRPDMSEDERLALTQKYEELLVAGGGMYVEVFNRGVIPLAYSIQKKNKAGESNTYLDGIYLLFTYFTKPESLAILEQTLKPDDDVIRSMSFKIRKRKLI, from the exons ATGCCAATGGCGTCCTCCGCCCTCACTTCCACACTCACCCCTCCTCAATGTCCCTCCAATCCTCCATTTTTACCCTCTCCTCTTGCCCAATTTCCATGTCCTCCCGCGGTCTCATTCTCCCACATGTTTGGCCTCAGGGCCTGCCCTTCCATCAAACCCAAATCACCTTTCTTTTGCCGAATCAGAAGAGACGTCGGATTCTGTGTCAAGGCCCAAACCTTGGACTTTTCTGGTTCGTTCTTCGAAGGCGGGTTCGGGTCCGATGAAGACCCGCCATCCCCGCCCGGTCCGGGGACTACGGATGTCGAGGAAAAGGAGGCGCCTCAGTGCCCACCGGGCCTCCGTCAATACGAGACCATGGTAGTCCTCAGGCCCGACATGTCCGAGGATGAAAGACTCGCTCTTACCCAGAAGTACGAGGAg TTGCTTGTTGCTGGGGGTGGCATGTATGTGGAGGTATTCAACAGAGGGGTCATTCCACTGGCCTATAGCATCCAGAAGAAAAACAAAGCCGGGGAGTCTAATACTTACTTGGATGGTATCTACCTTCTCTTCACCTACTTCACAAAACCCGAGTCCCTGGCAATTCTTGAGCAGACGCTAAAACCAGATGATGATGTTATCCGATCAATGAGTTTCAAGATAAGGAAGAGGAAATTGATTTAA